A genomic segment from Flammeovirga pectinis encodes:
- a CDS encoding ABC1 kinase family protein, producing the protein MESKVNYSGRYIEIVHVMVKYGFQAWIMNSTLSHLIPNKVLEKHSDINKLPIEVRLRLAIEELGPTFIKLGQLLSNRADLIPIEYVHELQKLQDNVSEDNTLNINEYIEKELGQPANEVFEYIDPTPIGIASIGQTYAVKRKGKDLVLKVRKVNADVIMNEDLRIMRSILRVIVKSSKSLARMDTMRLFDEFEISIKNELNYAIERRNQAQFVKYFKDSKITCAPNVVNDLSTQSLFCMDFAEGVKLNDFLESATDKQKETVSKRLVKSFVQQIIEFGFYHADPHPGNIFITEDLRICFIDFGAIGHLLPEDTTLITEFLEAFLSKDTDRVIRAIKRIAISHEITVENQKNLQYQLHDIFQELDQGVDEVPWVEFSEKIMAIMFHYNIVLPNYFVNLAKALSLILGTALDMSPKMNILEEIKPFMIKYQFDLFSLKNQRKMLLDLFNTLKDVKTIPTDIKDIIQLIKRGKIEVQIGLDDTKTILDTFKNGINKLTTGIIIGCLLIASSSMSVSENASFINNFALGGYFIAGILGLVLTIDMFKDLFKKNK; encoded by the coding sequence ATGGAAAGCAAGGTAAACTATTCAGGTAGATATATTGAAATCGTTCACGTAATGGTAAAATATGGGTTTCAAGCGTGGATTATGAATTCAACATTGAGCCACCTTATTCCTAATAAAGTATTAGAGAAACATTCTGATATTAATAAACTACCTATTGAGGTTAGGCTAAGACTAGCAATAGAAGAGTTAGGTCCTACTTTTATTAAATTAGGACAATTACTTAGTAATAGAGCAGATTTAATTCCTATTGAGTATGTACACGAGTTACAGAAACTTCAAGACAATGTATCTGAAGATAACACACTTAATATTAATGAGTACATAGAAAAAGAGTTAGGACAACCTGCAAACGAAGTTTTTGAATACATAGATCCAACACCAATAGGTATAGCCTCTATTGGGCAAACGTATGCTGTAAAAAGAAAGGGTAAAGACCTTGTTCTTAAAGTAAGGAAGGTAAATGCAGATGTTATTATGAATGAGGATTTACGTATTATGCGTAGTATTCTAAGAGTAATAGTAAAATCGAGCAAATCTTTAGCTAGAATGGATACTATGCGTCTTTTTGATGAATTTGAAATTAGTATCAAGAATGAATTAAATTACGCTATTGAGAGACGAAATCAGGCACAATTTGTAAAATATTTTAAAGACTCAAAGATTACCTGCGCACCTAATGTAGTAAATGATTTATCTACGCAATCTTTATTCTGTATGGACTTTGCAGAAGGAGTGAAGTTGAATGATTTTTTAGAATCGGCTACCGATAAACAAAAAGAAACAGTGAGTAAAAGACTCGTTAAATCTTTTGTACAACAGATTATAGAATTTGGATTTTACCATGCTGATCCTCATCCGGGGAACATATTTATTACAGAAGACCTTAGAATATGTTTTATAGATTTTGGTGCAATAGGCCATTTATTACCAGAAGATACAACGTTAATTACAGAGTTTCTCGAAGCTTTTTTATCTAAGGATACAGATAGAGTAATTCGAGCAATTAAGAGAATTGCAATTTCTCATGAAATTACCGTTGAAAATCAGAAGAATTTACAATACCAACTTCACGATATTTTTCAGGAGCTAGATCAAGGGGTAGATGAAGTACCATGGGTAGAATTTAGTGAGAAAATTATGGCTATTATGTTTCACTATAATATTGTATTACCAAATTATTTTGTCAATCTAGCCAAAGCATTGTCGTTAATATTAGGAACAGCATTAGACATGAGCCCTAAAATGAATATTTTAGAAGAAATTAAACCATTTATGATTAAATATCAGTTTGATTTATTCTCTTTAAAAAATCAAAGAAAAATGCTACTAGATCTATTCAATACTTTAAAAGATGTCAAAACTATTCCTACCGATATTAAAGATATTATCCAATTAATAAAACGAGGTAAAATTGAAGTTCAAATTGGATTAGACGATACAAAAACAATTTTAGATACCTTTAAAAACGGCATAAATAAACTGACAACAGGTATTATAATAGGTTGCCTTTTAATTGCATCTTCGTCTATGTCTGTATCAGAAAATGCTTCTTTTATAAATAATTTTGCCCTTGGTGGTTACTTTATTGCAGGTATACTTGGGTTAGTTTTAACGATAGACATGTTTAAAGATCTCTTTAAGAAAAACAAATAA